The following are encoded together in the Xanthomonas vesicatoria ATCC 35937 genome:
- a CDS encoding glycoside hydrolase family 30 protein, protein MAAEQAVPSAAGGAALRVYTTSQGAGEQMRVSTVAAPRTGHALTEKENSIFVNPQRQFQELLGIGGAITDSSAETFAKLPKPAQRALLTAYYDPQKGIGYTLARTTIHSSDFSSGSYTYIKEGDAALKSFSVKHDAKYRIPMLRQAIAVAGGTLTTFASPWSAPAFMKDSNTMLKGGKLLPEYAQAWASYYTRFIAAYERAGIPIWGISLQNEPMAVQTWESMLFSAEEERDFLKNHLGPTMSSAGYGDRKIIVWDHNRDMMVHRANVIFDDPEAAKYAWGMGFHWYETWAGFAPMVENVAAVAQAYPDKHLLLTEAAVEKFDPAKLQYWPNGERYGTAIINDLNHGAVGWTDWNILLDQNGGPNHVGNYCFAPVHADTRTGEVTYTPSYWYIGHFSKFIRPGARRVSAASSRSNLMTTAFANRDGSLATVVMNASDVAIRYNLYVGEASSELEIPAHAIQTVVMTQ, encoded by the coding sequence ATGGCTGCGGAGCAGGCGGTGCCATCTGCAGCGGGCGGTGCTGCGTTACGTGTTTACACCACCTCGCAAGGTGCCGGCGAGCAGATGCGGGTCAGTACCGTGGCGGCGCCCAGGACAGGCCACGCGCTGACCGAAAAAGAAAATTCGATCTTCGTCAATCCGCAGCGGCAATTCCAGGAGCTGCTGGGCATCGGTGGGGCGATCACCGATTCCAGTGCGGAGACCTTTGCCAAGCTGCCCAAGCCTGCGCAACGTGCGCTGCTCACCGCGTACTACGACCCGCAAAAGGGCATCGGCTATACGTTGGCGCGCACCACCATCCATAGCTCGGATTTCAGCAGCGGCAGCTACACCTACATCAAGGAAGGCGATGCCGCGCTGAAGAGTTTTTCGGTCAAGCACGATGCGAAATACCGCATCCCGATGCTGCGCCAGGCCATTGCGGTGGCCGGCGGCACGCTCACCACATTTGCCAGCCCGTGGAGCGCGCCAGCTTTCATGAAGGACAGCAACACCATGCTCAAGGGCGGCAAATTGTTGCCGGAGTATGCGCAGGCCTGGGCCAGCTACTACACGCGGTTTATCGCGGCGTACGAGAGGGCCGGCATTCCGATCTGGGGCATCAGCCTGCAGAACGAGCCGATGGCGGTGCAGACCTGGGAGTCGATGCTGTTCTCCGCCGAGGAAGAGCGCGACTTCCTGAAGAATCACCTGGGGCCGACCATGTCCAGCGCCGGCTATGGTGATCGCAAGATCATCGTGTGGGACCACAACCGCGACATGATGGTGCACCGCGCGAATGTGATCTTCGACGACCCGGAAGCGGCCAAGTACGCGTGGGGCATGGGCTTCCATTGGTACGAAACCTGGGCCGGGTTCGCGCCCATGGTGGAGAACGTGGCAGCGGTCGCGCAGGCGTACCCGGACAAGCACCTGCTGCTCACCGAAGCGGCGGTGGAAAAGTTCGACCCGGCCAAGTTGCAGTACTGGCCCAACGGCGAGCGCTATGGCACCGCGATCATCAACGATCTCAATCACGGCGCGGTGGGCTGGACCGACTGGAACATCCTGCTCGACCAGAATGGCGGGCCCAATCATGTGGGCAATTACTGCTTTGCACCGGTGCATGCGGACACGCGCACGGGTGAGGTGACTTACACACCCAGCTACTGGTATATCGGCCACTTTTCCAAGTTCATCCGGCCGGGTGCGCGGCGGGTGAGTGCGGCCAGTAGCAGGAGCAATTTGATGACGACTGCCTTTGCGAACCGCGATGGGTCACTGGCCACGGTGGTGATGAATGCCAGCGATGTGGCGATCCGCTACAACCTGTATGTGGGCGAGGCATCCAGCGAGTTGGAGATTCCCGCGCATGCGATCCAGACGGTGGTGATGACGCAATAA
- a CDS encoding DUF429 domain-containing protein, with protein MKRHHCVGVDGARSGWIAVWEDRDALAFAYYATVAELTVALREVEVLGVDIPLGLAEHAPRAADVQARRFVGGRRACSIFAAPLRGILQAETQADASALHRVLDHEKHRGFGVQSFALLPKIRDWDTALRADHAWAARVFEVHPEVSFAALAGGQGLAAPKKSDEGHRQRRTLLGDHYGAARVASLLERVPRACAQPDDVLDALVACWSAQRIAAGTAGSLPAVVERDACGLRMGICY; from the coding sequence ATGAAACGACACCATTGCGTAGGCGTGGACGGCGCACGCAGCGGCTGGATTGCGGTATGGGAAGACCGGGATGCGTTGGCGTTTGCGTATTACGCAACGGTGGCCGAGCTGACGGTGGCGTTGCGCGAGGTGGAGGTGCTGGGCGTCGATATTCCGCTGGGTTTGGCTGAACACGCGCCACGTGCAGCAGATGTGCAGGCGCGCCGCTTTGTGGGCGGGCGCCGTGCGTGCAGCATTTTTGCAGCGCCGTTGCGCGGCATCCTGCAGGCTGAAACACAGGCAGACGCATCGGCATTGCACCGCGTGCTGGATCATGAGAAGCATCGCGGCTTCGGTGTGCAGTCGTTTGCGTTGCTGCCCAAGATCCGCGACTGGGACACTGCATTGCGCGCAGATCATGCATGGGCGGCGCGGGTCTTCGAGGTGCATCCGGAAGTGTCGTTCGCAGCGCTTGCCGGCGGGCAAGGTCTGGCGGCACCCAAGAAAAGCGACGAAGGGCACCGACAGCGGCGCACCTTGTTAGGCGATCACTACGGTGCGGCGCGCGTTGCATCGTTGCTGGAGCGCGTGCCGCGCGCATGCGCCCAGCCAGACGATGTACTCGATGCCTTGGTGGCTTGCTGGAGCGCGCAGCGCATTGCCGCTGGCACCGCCGGCAGTCTGCCGGCGGTGGTGGAGCGCGATGCTTGCGGGTTGCGGATGGGGATCTGTTACTGA
- a CDS encoding GH92 family glycosyl hydrolase: MPHRSIASSPLRWLVVLAGLAVTAGSAAPRAAESAFSAVDPFISTGGEGHTYPGATVPFGMVQLSPETQIKPRKEAYGWAAGYRHSDSTIVGFSHTHFSGSGHSDLGDLLLMPQAGEVKLERGDASTPGSGYTAQFDHASEQAQPGYYAVTLKDRAIRAELTASTRVGVHRYTFPKGKPAHVLLDLRTSLYDYPGKVQWSRLRVRTDGTVTGFRETRGWAPGRQLYFAMRFSRPLTATQLHDTEQDIPYKGFPPPGDKNPAQRAQIEGRQLVGVFDVANDGTPLVVTVALSPVSEDGAIANLQAEVPDFDFDRVRADARAQWTRALSAIDAQGTPQQRTQFYTALYHTLLGPTLFMDSDGRYRGPDNAVHQANGWTNYSTFSLWDTYRALHPLLTLVQPPQRTSDVVNSLLASRRESAYGILPVWAFHGLETWCMIGYHAVPVIADAYMKGIGGFDGNEALDAMVASANYGPYDGIAQYRELGYVPIDEEGEAASKTLEYAFDDWTIARMADKLGKPAIAAEFSKRAGNWKHAFDPATSYMRARTRAGNFREPFDPSASGYGSDYTEGNAWQYSWYVPQDVAGLAAAHGGDDKLLARLDAVFDAKVDPKVFEHMEDITGLIGWYAHGNEPSHHVAYLYAYAGQPWRTQARLTQIMDTQYHAGPEGLAGNDDLGQMSAWYVFTTLGFYPVAPGSNQYIIGRPFLPRATLNLPNGKRFSVIADGVSKARPYIGSVTLNGTPLTRAYLAHQEIQAGGELRVRMQATPNTQWATDPAQRPYSMSAPASAQ; the protein is encoded by the coding sequence ATGCCGCACAGATCGATCGCATCCTCTCCTCTGCGCTGGCTGGTAGTGCTTGCCGGTCTCGCTGTCACTGCCGGCAGTGCGGCGCCACGCGCAGCGGAATCTGCCTTCAGCGCGGTCGATCCATTCATCAGCACCGGTGGCGAAGGCCACACCTATCCCGGTGCCACGGTGCCGTTCGGCATGGTGCAGTTGAGCCCGGAAACGCAAATCAAGCCGCGCAAGGAGGCCTACGGCTGGGCGGCGGGATACCGCCATAGCGACAGCACAATCGTCGGGTTTTCGCACACGCATTTTTCCGGCTCCGGGCATTCGGACCTGGGCGATCTCCTGCTGATGCCCCAAGCCGGCGAGGTCAAGCTGGAACGTGGCGATGCCAGCACGCCCGGCAGCGGCTATACCGCGCAGTTCGACCATGCCAGCGAGCAGGCGCAGCCAGGCTATTACGCAGTGACGCTCAAAGACCGCGCTATCCGTGCCGAGCTCACCGCCAGCACGCGCGTGGGCGTGCACCGTTACACCTTCCCCAAGGGCAAGCCGGCGCATGTGCTGCTGGATCTGCGTACCAGCCTGTACGACTACCCCGGCAAGGTGCAGTGGTCGCGGCTGCGCGTGCGCACCGATGGCACCGTCACCGGCTTTCGCGAAACGCGCGGCTGGGCGCCGGGCAGGCAGCTGTACTTCGCCATGCGTTTTTCGCGCCCACTCACCGCCACGCAGCTGCACGACACCGAGCAGGACATCCCGTACAAGGGCTTCCCGCCGCCGGGTGACAAGAACCCCGCGCAACGTGCGCAGATCGAAGGCCGGCAACTGGTCGGCGTCTTCGATGTCGCCAACGACGGCACCCCGCTGGTGGTCACCGTGGCGCTGTCGCCGGTGAGCGAAGACGGCGCCATCGCCAATCTGCAGGCCGAAGTGCCGGACTTCGATTTCGACCGCGTGCGCGCCGATGCGCGTGCGCAATGGACCCGGGCGCTGTCGGCGATCGATGCGCAAGGCACGCCGCAACAACGCACCCAGTTCTATACCGCGCTGTATCACACCCTGCTCGGGCCCACGCTGTTCATGGACAGCGACGGCCGCTATCGCGGGCCGGACAACGCCGTGCATCAGGCCAATGGCTGGACCAACTATTCCACCTTCTCGCTGTGGGACACCTACCGCGCCCTGCACCCGCTGCTTACCCTGGTCCAGCCGCCGCAACGCACCAGCGACGTGGTCAATTCCCTGCTCGCCTCGCGCCGCGAGAGTGCCTACGGCATCTTGCCCGTCTGGGCATTCCACGGCCTGGAAACCTGGTGCATGATCGGCTACCACGCCGTGCCGGTGATCGCCGATGCCTACATGAAAGGCATCGGCGGCTTTGATGGCAACGAAGCGCTCGATGCCATGGTCGCCAGCGCCAACTACGGCCCCTATGACGGCATCGCGCAATACCGCGAGCTGGGCTATGTGCCCATCGACGAAGAAGGCGAGGCTGCCTCCAAGACGCTGGAATACGCCTTCGACGACTGGACCATCGCGCGCATGGCCGACAAGCTCGGCAAGCCCGCCATCGCCGCAGAATTCAGCAAGCGCGCCGGCAACTGGAAGCACGCCTTCGACCCGGCCACCAGCTACATGCGTGCGCGCACCCGTGCCGGCAACTTCCGCGAACCGTTCGACCCCTCGGCCAGCGGTTACGGCAGCGACTACACCGAAGGCAATGCCTGGCAGTACTCGTGGTATGTGCCGCAGGATGTCGCCGGGCTGGCGGCCGCGCATGGCGGCGACGACAAGCTGCTCGCGCGCCTGGATGCGGTGTTCGACGCCAAGGTCGACCCCAAGGTGTTCGAGCACATGGAAGACATCACCGGCCTGATCGGCTGGTACGCACACGGCAACGAGCCCAGCCACCATGTTGCCTATCTGTACGCCTACGCCGGCCAGCCCTGGCGCACCCAGGCGCGGCTGACCCAGATCATGGACACCCAGTACCACGCCGGCCCCGAAGGCCTGGCCGGCAACGACGACCTCGGCCAGATGTCGGCCTGGTACGTATTCACCACGCTGGGCTTTTATCCGGTCGCACCGGGCAGCAACCAGTACATCATCGGCCGGCCGTTCCTGCCGCGCGCCACGCTTAACCTGCCGAACGGCAAGCGTTTCAGCGTCATTGCCGACGGCGTGAGCAAGGCCCGCCCCTATATCGGCAGTGTTACCCTCAACGGCACGCCACTGACCCGCGCCTACCTGGCCCACCAGGAAATTCAGGCCGGCGGCGAACTCCGCGTGCGCATGCAGGCCACGCCGAACACGCAATGGGCCACCGATCCCGCGCAGCGGCCGTATTCGATGTCGGCGCCTGCGTCGGCTCAGTAA
- a CDS encoding SDR family oxidoreductase, whose amino-acid sequence MTSAKNQYEMQNPLTQFPQPKFPDQTQEAPGTIHALEPKADHGEQTYQGFGRLKGRKALITGADSGIGRATAIAYAREGADIVLNYLPEEEQDAAEVVALIKAEGRKAISIPGDLKDEAFCTQLVERAVKELGGLDLLVNIAGKQTAIKDIADITTEQFDATYKTNVYAMFWLCKAAIPHLPPGAAIINTGSIQSYQPSPTLLDYASTKAAIVNFTKGLAQQVADKGIRVNAVAPGPVWTALQPSGGQPPEKIPEFGSETPLKRAGQPVEMAPLYVILASQESSYVTGEVFGATGGLLLS is encoded by the coding sequence ATGACCAGCGCGAAAAACCAGTACGAAATGCAAAACCCGCTCACCCAATTCCCGCAGCCGAAGTTTCCGGACCAGACCCAGGAGGCGCCGGGCACGATCCATGCGCTGGAACCCAAAGCCGACCACGGCGAGCAAACGTACCAGGGCTTCGGCCGCCTGAAGGGCCGCAAGGCGCTGATCACCGGTGCAGACTCCGGCATCGGCCGCGCCACGGCCATTGCCTACGCGCGCGAAGGCGCGGACATCGTGCTCAATTATTTGCCGGAAGAAGAACAGGACGCGGCCGAAGTCGTGGCGCTGATCAAGGCCGAAGGGCGCAAGGCGATCAGCATCCCCGGCGATCTCAAGGACGAGGCCTTCTGCACCCAGTTGGTCGAACGCGCGGTCAAGGAACTCGGCGGGCTCGACCTGCTGGTCAACATCGCCGGCAAGCAGACCGCCATCAAGGACATCGCCGACATCACCACCGAGCAATTCGACGCGACCTACAAGACCAACGTCTACGCGATGTTCTGGCTGTGCAAGGCGGCCATCCCGCACCTGCCGCCGGGCGCAGCCATCATCAACACCGGCTCGATCCAGTCGTATCAGCCTTCGCCCACCCTGCTCGACTATGCCTCCACCAAGGCGGCCATCGTCAACTTCACCAAGGGCCTGGCCCAGCAGGTGGCCGACAAGGGGATCCGCGTCAACGCCGTCGCACCCGGCCCGGTGTGGACCGCACTGCAGCCCAGCGGTGGCCAGCCACCGGAAAAGATTCCGGAATTCGGCTCGGAAACCCCGCTCAAGCGTGCCGGCCAACCTGTTGAGATGGCGCCTCTCTACGTCATTCTGGCCTCGCAGGAATCGAGCTACGTCACTGGCGAAGTGTTCGGTGCCACCGGCGGCCTGCTGCTGTCTTGA
- a CDS encoding NAD(P)H-hydrate dehydratase has translation MAAARVRMLTAAALRAMPLPLPGGDKEQRGRVLIVGGSMRVPGAALLAGEAALRAGAGKLQIATAAGIAPGMALAVPEALVLGLGQNAQGEIVRGHRAMDAAMAACDAAVIGPGMVSTGTTAALVKRAIAQAVCTLVLDAGALSPRLRAPPGRPFVLTPHAGEMATLAGDDKAAVEAAPGEYAVAFAKKMRSVVIVKGADSFIAGPDGALWMHRGGVPGLGTSGSGDTLAGVIAGFAARGCDALTAALWGVFVHAAAGKQLSKRIGTVGFLAREIPAEVPGILDRLASGSAALT, from the coding sequence ATGGCGGCGGCACGCGTGCGGATGCTCACCGCAGCGGCATTGCGCGCGATGCCGCTGCCATTGCCCGGTGGCGACAAGGAACAGCGTGGGCGCGTGCTGATTGTGGGTGGCTCGATGCGTGTGCCAGGCGCCGCGTTATTGGCTGGCGAGGCGGCCTTGCGGGCGGGCGCGGGCAAGTTGCAGATCGCCACGGCTGCAGGCATTGCACCGGGGATGGCGTTGGCGGTGCCGGAAGCGCTGGTGCTGGGGTTGGGGCAGAACGCCCAGGGCGAGATCGTGCGCGGGCATCGTGCGATGGATGCGGCCATGGCTGCGTGCGATGCGGCGGTGATCGGGCCAGGCATGGTGTCAACCGGCACCACCGCTGCGCTGGTCAAACGTGCGATTGCGCAGGCTGTGTGCACGCTGGTGCTGGATGCTGGCGCGCTGTCGCCACGCTTGCGTGCACCGCCGGGCCGCCCGTTCGTGCTGACGCCGCATGCCGGTGAGATGGCCACGCTGGCCGGAGACGACAAGGCGGCGGTGGAAGCGGCGCCGGGCGAGTACGCGGTGGCATTTGCGAAGAAGATGCGCAGCGTGGTGATCGTCAAGGGTGCCGACAGTTTCATTGCCGGGCCTGACGGTGCGCTGTGGATGCATCGTGGCGGCGTGCCCGGACTTGGGACGTCCGGCTCTGGCGACACCCTGGCCGGCGTGATTGCAGGGTTTGCGGCACGCGGGTGCGATGCATTGACCGCGGCGTTGTGGGGCGTGTTTGTGCACGCGGCTGCGGGCAAGCAGTTGTCGAAACGGATCGGGACAGTCGGGTTCCTGGCGCGCGAAATTCCAGCGGAAGTGCCGGGGATTCTGGATCGGTTGGCGAGCGGGTCTGCAGCGCTTACGTAG
- a CDS encoding alpha-ketoglutarate-dependent dioxygenase AlkB gives MDLFDTPAAPLQVLDDAEGGVRYWPQLLTPAMALECFAALRDGADWRSQRREMYDRVVDVPRLLASYRLDAALPPGLPLQCLLETVQAVLPAPYNAVGLNLYRDGRDSVAMHHDALHTLVAPHPIALLSLGAARRMNLRANDGRGRAVGLELAPGSLLAMSHASQLTHTHGIPKTSRAVGERMSVVFRVRPAERMAAGQHGPHWQPTPR, from the coding sequence ATGGATTTGTTCGACACCCCCGCAGCGCCCTTGCAGGTACTGGACGATGCCGAAGGCGGCGTGCGCTATTGGCCGCAGCTGCTGACTCCTGCAATGGCGCTGGAGTGCTTTGCGGCGCTGCGCGATGGCGCCGACTGGCGCAGCCAGCGGCGGGAGATGTACGACCGCGTGGTGGATGTGCCGCGTTTGCTGGCCTCCTACCGGTTGGACGCTGCCTTGCCGCCCGGCCTGCCGCTGCAGTGCCTGCTGGAGACGGTTCAAGCGGTGTTGCCCGCACCGTACAACGCGGTGGGCTTGAATCTGTACCGTGATGGGCGCGACAGCGTGGCGATGCACCACGATGCGCTGCACACGCTGGTTGCGCCGCATCCGATCGCGCTGCTGTCGCTGGGGGCCGCAAGGCGCATGAATCTGCGTGCAAACGATGGCCGCGGCCGTGCCGTCGGCTTGGAGCTGGCGCCGGGCAGCTTGTTGGCGATGAGCCATGCCTCGCAGTTGACGCACACCCATGGCATCCCCAAGACCAGCCGGGCGGTGGGCGAGCGCATGAGCGTGGTGTTTCGTGTGCGCCCGGCCGAGCGTATGGCGGCAGGGCAGCACGGCCCGCACTGGCAGCCGACGCCGCGGTGA
- a CDS encoding FAD-dependent oxidoreductase encodes MPLDDTRHHQMFPELDVGQLAITRRFASGPAQRFGAGEIVFDVGDAHAPVWVVLEGAIEVVRRDGLGNEKPITKHTPGQFTGEVSQLAGRASLAAGRAGPDGCLALPFDTAHLRALMISSAEVGEVVMRALILRRVGLIEGDASGSVLIGEPDDPHVTRLQGFLTRNGYPNTVMDVSDAEGRALVERLGIQEQDLPVMVCPSGRLLRQPSDAEAAHCLGMTPDIDPNKRYDVAIVGAGPAGLATAVYAASEGLSVLVLDQRAIGGQAGASARIENYLGFPTGISGQALAGRAYNQALKFGAELAIPLEAATLECGRDDGALHLDLADGKQVLASTVVIASGARYRRPDIEGLERFEGHGVSYWASPVEARLCEGGVVALVGGGNSAGQAVAFLAPRVKELHLIIRGSGLEASMSQYLIERIAALPNVQLHTGTEVSALEGDPERGLQAAVLRTRTDGATTRVELRHLFLFVGADPNTGWLQDCVQTDKRGFVITGTARGDGVPACLPLETNRPGVFAIGDVRASSVKRVAAAVGEGAAVVAQIHQYLAHQANPVPASELASANQESTTA; translated from the coding sequence ATGCCTCTGGACGATACCCGTCACCATCAGATGTTTCCCGAGCTGGACGTGGGCCAGTTGGCGATCACGCGGCGCTTCGCCAGCGGGCCGGCGCAGCGGTTCGGTGCTGGCGAGATCGTGTTCGACGTCGGCGATGCGCACGCGCCGGTATGGGTGGTGCTGGAAGGCGCCATCGAGGTGGTGCGTCGCGACGGATTGGGCAACGAAAAGCCGATCACCAAACACACGCCTGGCCAGTTCACCGGCGAGGTGAGTCAGCTGGCCGGCCGCGCATCGCTGGCGGCCGGACGTGCCGGGCCGGACGGTTGCCTGGCGCTGCCCTTCGACACCGCACATCTGCGCGCCCTCATGATCAGCTCGGCCGAGGTGGGCGAAGTGGTGATGCGTGCGCTGATCCTGCGCCGTGTCGGCCTGATCGAAGGGGATGCGTCGGGCTCGGTGCTGATCGGCGAACCGGACGACCCGCACGTGACCCGTTTGCAGGGCTTCCTGACCCGCAACGGCTATCCCAACACGGTGATGGATGTGTCCGATGCCGAAGGCCGCGCCTTGGTCGAGCGGCTGGGTATCCAGGAGCAGGATCTGCCGGTGATGGTCTGCCCCAGCGGCCGCCTGTTGCGCCAGCCCAGCGATGCCGAAGCCGCGCATTGCCTGGGCATGACGCCGGACATCGACCCGAACAAGCGCTACGACGTGGCGATTGTGGGCGCCGGCCCTGCCGGTCTGGCGACGGCGGTCTACGCCGCCTCCGAAGGCTTGTCGGTGCTGGTGCTGGATCAGCGCGCCATCGGTGGGCAGGCCGGTGCGTCGGCACGTATCGAAAATTATCTGGGCTTTCCGACCGGTATTTCGGGGCAGGCGCTGGCTGGCCGCGCCTATAACCAGGCGCTGAAATTCGGTGCCGAGTTGGCCATCCCGCTGGAAGCGGCAACGCTGGAGTGCGGGCGCGATGATGGCGCGCTGCATCTGGACCTGGCCGATGGCAAACAGGTGCTGGCCAGCACCGTGGTGATTGCGTCGGGCGCGCGGTATCGACGCCCCGACATCGAAGGACTGGAGCGCTTCGAAGGCCACGGTGTGTCGTACTGGGCCTCGCCGGTGGAAGCGCGCCTGTGCGAGGGCGGCGTGGTGGCACTGGTGGGCGGCGGCAATTCTGCAGGGCAAGCAGTGGCGTTTCTGGCGCCGCGGGTCAAGGAGTTGCACCTGATCATTCGCGGCAGCGGGCTGGAAGCCTCGATGTCGCAATACCTGATCGAACGTATCGCGGCATTGCCCAATGTGCAGCTGCATACCGGCACCGAAGTGTCCGCACTGGAGGGCGACCCCGAGCGCGGTTTGCAGGCGGCCGTGCTGCGGACGCGAACAGACGGTGCAACCACACGCGTGGAACTGCGCCACCTGTTCTTGTTCGTCGGTGCCGACCCCAATACCGGTTGGCTGCAGGACTGCGTGCAGACCGACAAGCGCGGCTTTGTCATCACCGGCACCGCGCGCGGCGATGGCGTGCCAGCCTGCCTGCCGTTGGAAACCAATCGCCCCGGGGTGTTCGCCATTGGCGATGTGCGGGCCAGCTCGGTCAAGCGCGTGGCTGCCGCGGTAGGCGAGGGCGCCGCCGTGGTTGCGCAGATCCATCAATACCTCGCCCATCAGGCCAATCCGGTGCCGGCCTCCGAGCTTGCCAGCGCCAATCAGGAGTCGACCACCGCATGA
- a CDS encoding UBP-type zinc finger domain-containing protein produces MSHHCTHTAQIEDVTPSARGCEECLAIDSAWVHMRLCRICGHVGCCDDSPNRHATAHYHATGHPIIEGYDPPEGWGWCYVDEVEVELPDQTPQLGPIPRYV; encoded by the coding sequence ATGAGCCACCATTGCACCCACACCGCGCAAATCGAAGACGTCACGCCCAGTGCGCGCGGCTGCGAAGAGTGTCTCGCCATCGACAGTGCCTGGGTGCATATGCGCCTGTGCCGTATCTGCGGCCACGTGGGCTGCTGCGACGATTCCCCGAACCGCCATGCCACTGCGCACTATCACGCCACCGGCCACCCCATCATCGAAGGCTACGACCCGCCCGAAGGCTGGGGCTGGTGCTACGTGGACGAAGTGGAAGTGGAACTGCCGGATCAAACACCGCAGCTGGGGCCGATTCCGCGCTACGTGTGA
- a CDS encoding glycoside hydrolase family 15 protein, producing MIRPKAEFERDASGTLPIAAYAAVGDGRSVALCGADGSIDWWCVPKMDSPPLFDRLLDSGRGGYFAVTPHDLQYVQRRYRDGSNILETTFITKSGTARLTESLNSGEAGRLPWSELARRIEGIDGNVTFALVYRPGTRAGQVTPWQSDTPNGRVHHIGPLMTMLRFDSEAVRVTHCDDRGVQATLTVHSGHTQVVALLAAENDALPVPSLDDINGRIDRSDEEWREWSGNLRYDNGYRDAVIRSALALKFLWFSPTGAIAAAVTTSLPEQIGENGNWDYRYAWVRDAAYTTKAFLRVGALADAKAAFSWLMRTIRRHRPGVRPCYTLDGELVPDERQIDIPGYRNTAPVRVGNTANTQLQLCLYGDIFEMASRFLDAGHILDQEAARQLFELGNECADTWMHKDAGFWELDTNEHYTMSKVECWLALRRASELAKAGHLSTAMLPRWEREQQRILEWIDTHCWSEAKQSYTFYAGTEDLDASLLLASRFGLGGPRRARMIATREAIGKELGSGALVHRYSGMQTREGSFTACAFWMVEAYGLLGEREEAKRRFECLLEQLGNDVALMPEMQDASTGEALGNLPQGLSHLALIHAALAVDGQ from the coding sequence TTGATCCGTCCGAAGGCAGAGTTTGAACGCGATGCCAGCGGCACCCTGCCGATCGCTGCCTATGCAGCGGTCGGCGACGGTCGCTCGGTGGCCCTGTGTGGGGCCGACGGCAGCATCGATTGGTGGTGCGTCCCAAAGATGGACTCGCCACCGCTATTCGACCGCCTGCTCGATTCCGGCCGGGGCGGCTACTTTGCAGTGACGCCGCACGACCTGCAGTACGTGCAACGCCGGTATCGCGACGGCAGCAATATTCTCGAAACCACATTCATCACCAAAAGCGGCACCGCGCGCCTCACCGAGTCGCTCAACAGCGGCGAGGCGGGGCGCCTGCCGTGGTCGGAGCTGGCACGACGCATCGAAGGCATCGACGGTAATGTCACCTTCGCGCTGGTGTATCGGCCCGGCACACGTGCCGGACAGGTCACGCCGTGGCAAAGCGATACCCCCAATGGCCGCGTGCATCACATTGGGCCCCTGATGACGATGCTGCGCTTCGATAGTGAGGCAGTGCGCGTCACCCACTGCGACGATCGCGGCGTGCAGGCCACGCTCACGGTCCACTCAGGCCACACCCAGGTCGTTGCGTTGTTAGCTGCCGAAAACGATGCCTTGCCGGTGCCATCGCTGGACGACATCAACGGCCGCATTGATCGCAGCGACGAAGAATGGCGCGAGTGGAGCGGCAACCTGCGGTATGACAATGGCTATCGCGACGCGGTGATCCGCTCTGCGCTAGCGCTCAAGTTCCTGTGGTTTTCGCCCACCGGCGCCATTGCTGCAGCGGTGACCACCTCGCTGCCCGAGCAGATTGGCGAAAACGGCAATTGGGATTACCGCTACGCCTGGGTGCGCGATGCCGCGTACACCACCAAGGCCTTCCTGCGGGTGGGCGCACTGGCCGACGCCAAGGCGGCCTTCAGCTGGCTGATGCGTACCATCCGCCGCCACCGCCCCGGCGTGCGCCCGTGCTACACCCTCGATGGCGAACTGGTACCAGACGAACGCCAGATCGACATCCCCGGCTATCGCAACACCGCCCCGGTGCGCGTGGGCAATACCGCAAACACGCAATTGCAGCTGTGCCTGTACGGCGACATCTTCGAAATGGCATCGCGTTTTCTCGATGCCGGCCACATCCTGGACCAGGAGGCGGCACGCCAGTTGTTCGAGCTGGGCAACGAGTGCGCCGATACCTGGATGCACAAGGATGCCGGCTTCTGGGAGCTGGACACCAACGAGCACTACACCATGTCCAAGGTGGAATGCTGGCTGGCATTGCGCCGTGCCAGCGAACTGGCCAAGGCCGGGCACCTGTCCACCGCCATGCTGCCGCGCTGGGAGCGTGAGCAGCAGCGCATCCTGGAGTGGATCGACACCCACTGCTGGTCGGAGGCCAAACAGTCCTACACCTTTTACGCCGGCACCGAGGATCTGGATGCCAGCCTGCTCCTGGCCTCACGCTTTGGCCTCGGCGGCCCGCGCCGCGCACGCATGATCGCCACGCGCGAGGCCATCGGCAAAGAGCTCGGCAGCGGCGCGCTGGTCCACCGCTACAGCGGTATGCAGACCCGCGAGGGCAGTTTCACCGCCTGCGCCTTCTGGATGGTGGAAGCCTACGGACTACTTGGCGAGCGCGAAGAAGCCAAGCGTCGCTTCGAGTGCTTACTCGAGCAACTGGGCAACGACGTGGCGCTGATGCCGGAGATGCAGGACGCCAGCACCGGGGAAGCGCTGGGCAATTTGCCACAAGGCCTGAGCCATCTCGCCCTGATTCACGCCGCGCTTGCGGTAGATGGCCAATAG